In the genome of Zootoca vivipara chromosome 6, rZooViv1.1, whole genome shotgun sequence, the window tatcaaccCTTTGGGGTATCAATGGTACACTTCTACGATTCACCCTCCAGTCTCcccttctcaatttgtattgtattattttatgcactgtggcttgctgtgggaatggatttctgtttaatttttatatgctgatattattatttttatactattctaatgattgctGAATGCTTCTTTATTTGATGCAGGTTGCTTATTTTTATTCTCACATTTTCGTATTGCATTTGATGCTGATAAGGCGtccattctttgtttcttcagcttgcaaacCGCCTTGGGTATTGTGAGATAgaaggacggtatacaaattacaagtgatgatgatgatgattccttGAGCCATGGAGGTTGGCTCCtttctgacttcccctcccctcccattgcAGTGGTCTCCACCCCCACACCGGCCACCCACAGCTCTTCAGCAGTGAGCCCCCCGGCCGTCTCCAAACGCCCAAGCACAGCCAGCACCAGGGCGGAGGAAACCACTATACCCCACAGTGAGATCAGCCCCACGGCATCGGAAGAACCCACAGAGGAGACCACCTCTGCCAACCGCACGACTCACCTGGGCTCCTCGCCTCCTCCCAGGCCCACCGAAAGCACCGCCACGGAGGGGGGCAGCACGCCAAGCAGCACCCCACTCACAACCCCCCTTGCCACCTCCAGGGAGCCGCTGCTCACCAGCCGAGAGGCCACTGGGTCCGCCAGCCACAACTCCACCACAGGTGAGAGGCAAGTGCGGATGCCCTCTGGATCCTGGCAGCATCCTGTGCCATCTCAAGCAGCGATATTTTGCCTGTCTGGGATTGGGGGCTAATAATCGTGTGttgtagggagttggactagatgaccctcggggaccctTCCACAGTTC includes:
- the CIST1 gene encoding uncharacterized LOC729966 homolog isoform X2, translated to MALWVLLLLVVSDQVVSTPTPATHSSSAVSPPAVSKRPSTASTRAEETTIPHSEISPTASEEPTEETTSANRTTHLGSSPPPRPTESTATEGGSTPSSTPLTTPLATSREPLLTSREATGSASHNSTTAEPGEDAPISQKPGLVAVICIFLAILLIGAVLVLVKCYRGREPAFQKLDEVPMGKVTEGSPFAHFPPK
- the CIST1 gene encoding uncharacterized LOC729966 homolog isoform X1 translates to MALWVLLLLVVSDQVVSTPTPATHSSSAVSPPAVSKRPSTASTRAEETTIPHSEISPTASEEPTEETTSANRTTHLGSSPPPRPTESTATEGGSTPSSTPLTTPLATSREPLLTSREATGSASHNSTTAEPGEDAPISQKPGLVAVICIFLAILLIGAVLVLVKCYRGREPAFQKLDEVPMQGKVTEGSPFAHFPPK